A genomic region of Deinococcus humi contains the following coding sequences:
- the add gene encoding adenosine deaminase: MRFAPLQHLEAGLQPEQVVQIVNDALEQAIVDTGVEARLILCTLRHFSTADSLRTAHLVHAFEGTLVVGLDLAGNEAGHSLDAHIATFDYAHQHGLSCTAHAGEALGAQSVLETLDRLNPSRIGHGVRSIEEPALLNELKRRHVHLEVCPTCNIQIGIFESLSAHPVDQLYRAGVSVGINTDTRTLTPTTLSAEYAHLAATFCWTHHDFLRSNMMALDASFAEPAVKTRLQSVLERAYA, encoded by the coding sequence CTGCGCTTCGCACCTCTTCAGCATCTTGAAGCTGGACTTCAACCGGAACAGGTGGTGCAGATAGTCAATGACGCGCTGGAACAGGCCATTGTGGACACCGGGGTCGAAGCACGTCTCATTCTGTGTACGCTCCGGCACTTCTCTACAGCAGACAGTTTGCGCACGGCACATCTGGTGCATGCGTTCGAGGGCACTCTCGTGGTCGGACTCGACCTCGCTGGGAACGAAGCTGGCCACAGTCTCGACGCCCACATTGCGACCTTCGACTATGCCCACCAGCATGGCCTGTCCTGTACGGCGCACGCCGGCGAAGCTCTGGGCGCGCAGAGTGTCCTTGAGACGCTTGATCGGCTCAACCCGTCCCGTATCGGCCATGGAGTCCGCAGCATCGAAGAGCCTGCTCTGCTGAACGAACTCAAACGGCGCCACGTGCACCTGGAAGTGTGCCCGACTTGCAACATTCAGATCGGAATCTTCGAATCACTTTCTGCACACCCGGTGGACCAGCTGTACCGGGCCGGTGTTTCCGTCGGGATCAACACAGATACGCGGACCCTGACGCCCACCACTCTCAGCGCGGAGTACGCGCACTTGGCGGCCACATTCTGCTGGACCCACCATGATTTCCTTCGCAGCAACATGATGGCCCTCGACGCCAGCTTCGCTGAACCAGCCGTAAAAACCCGGCTTCAGTCGGTGCTCGAGCGCGCCTATGCCTGA
- a CDS encoding PfkB family carbohydrate kinase, producing the protein MLVILAAGSVNIDTTLYLPHFPSAGETLRGIPASPTLGGKGANQAAASARYGVPTTLLSRVSHDDDERQIPDP; encoded by the coding sequence ATGCTCGTGATACTTGCTGCCGGGTCCGTCAACATCGACACCACTCTCTACCTGCCGCACTTCCCCAGTGCAGGCGAAACGCTCCGTGGAATCCCCGCCTCACCCACTCTTGGCGGCAAGGGAGCAAACCAGGCAGCCGCCAGTGCCCGGTATGGCGTGCCCACCACCCTGCTCAGCCGCGTCAGCCACGATGATGACGAACGCCAGATCCCTGACCCCTGA
- a CDS encoding glycoside hydrolase family 125 protein: MARPPPHRPDTGLYSLGWKRSPADPVVLSGQLSGAMLLEALATLDGQGLLRCSGEHAVTGAFHSFPSLTLRFTFTGDLMDYPSVHRLSSEMQRHLHGQPQLARTFAQCFPNTLETTVRLLDDGTSFVFTGDIPAMWLRDSSAQVSPYLPLARHDPDLRRLISGLIRRQAGYLATDPYANAFNAQPDGSGHTGDLPPQGSWVWERKFELDSLCYPVSLLWRYWQATDDRSVFTPGVVRMLDIVLGVMRTEQRHETSPYRFERPDPLLPSDTLPRGGRGSPVGFTGMVWSGFRPSDDACTYGYLLPANMFAVVVLGQLAQMAKEVLDDQELATRALTLQAEIERGIQTHGVVEHSTYGRMYAYETDGLGHHLLMDDANVPSLLSIPYLGYRPADDPIYRNTRRFVLSPDNPYFFQGRQAAGVGSPHTPGGLIWPIALAMQGLTSTDPQEQSRLLDTLCATTGGTDYMHESFHPDAPTHFTRPWFAWANSLFAEFVLHVKGRNLIPDAHAGRAL; encoded by the coding sequence GTGGCCCGTCCACCGCCGCACCGCCCCGACACCGGCCTGTACAGCCTGGGTTGGAAACGCTCGCCGGCCGATCCGGTGGTCCTGAGCGGGCAGCTCAGCGGCGCGATGCTGCTCGAGGCGCTGGCCACCCTGGATGGCCAGGGACTGCTCCGCTGCTCCGGAGAACACGCAGTGACCGGAGCGTTTCATTCTTTTCCCTCGCTCACCCTCCGTTTCACCTTTACAGGAGACTTGATGGACTACCCGTCCGTTCACCGCCTCAGCAGCGAGATGCAGCGTCACCTGCACGGCCAACCTCAACTCGCCCGAACCTTCGCCCAGTGCTTTCCAAACACCCTGGAAACTACGGTCCGCCTGCTGGACGACGGCACCAGCTTCGTGTTCACCGGTGACATCCCGGCCATGTGGCTGCGGGACTCCTCGGCCCAGGTCAGCCCCTACCTGCCGCTCGCCCGCCATGATCCGGACCTGCGCCGCCTGATTTCGGGTCTGATCAGACGCCAGGCCGGGTATCTCGCCACCGACCCCTACGCCAACGCCTTCAACGCCCAACCCGACGGCAGCGGCCACACGGGTGATCTTCCCCCGCAGGGATCCTGGGTCTGGGAGCGCAAGTTTGAGCTGGATTCGCTGTGCTACCCGGTGTCGCTGCTGTGGCGCTACTGGCAGGCCACGGACGACCGCAGCGTGTTCACACCGGGGGTCGTGCGGATGCTGGACATCGTGCTGGGCGTGATGCGCACCGAGCAGCGTCACGAGACCTCGCCCTACCGCTTCGAGCGCCCTGACCCCCTGTTGCCCAGCGACACCCTGCCCCGAGGCGGCCGCGGCTCGCCGGTAGGCTTCACGGGGATGGTCTGGTCGGGTTTTCGCCCCAGCGACGACGCCTGCACCTACGGCTACTTGTTGCCGGCCAACATGTTCGCGGTCGTTGTGCTCGGTCAGCTGGCTCAGATGGCCAAGGAGGTGCTGGATGATCAAGAGTTGGCCACACGTGCCTTGACTTTGCAGGCGGAGATCGAGCGCGGCATCCAGACCCACGGTGTGGTCGAGCACTCTACCTATGGACGGATGTACGCCTACGAAACGGATGGCCTGGGCCATCACCTGCTGATGGACGACGCCAACGTGCCCAGCCTGCTCTCCATACCGTACCTGGGCTACCGCCCGGCCGACGACCCCATCTACCGGAACACCCGGCGCTTCGTGCTCAGCCCGGACAATCCATACTTCTTCCAGGGGCGCCAGGCGGCGGGCGTGGGGAGTCCGCATACGCCGGGCGGGCTGATCTGGCCGATCGCTCTGGCCATGCAGGGGCTGACCTCGACTGATCCGCAGGAGCAGAGCCGTCTGCTGGACACGCTGTGCGCCACCACCGGCGGCACCGACTACATGCATGAGAGCTTCCACCCGGACGCCCCCACCCACTTCACCCGGCCCTGGTTTGCCTGGGCCAACAGCCTGTTCGCGGAGTTCGTTCTGCACGTCAAGGGGCGCAACCTGATCCCGGACGCCCACGCCGGAAGAGCCCTGTGA
- a CDS encoding PfkB family carbohydrate kinase — translation MTNARSLTPDAVLPPLLHLQLIRDPQSPTGQAHVYLTAADENHIVVLPGANYQLCPSDIPDLVGVTHLPLQLETPTPTVQTLALMGRSQHVTVVLNASPATEVTPELLRVVDLLIVNEGEARDLAQTPAEPPLHQVAATLCRSGPSVVITRGAHGSLALHNDPLIDTSGYPVKAVSTVGAGDAFTGTFVAALSLGTPWAEALIHANAAGALTCTRPGALEAQPFWPELTAFLQSQGDPNEKIHY, via the coding sequence ATGACGAACGCCAGATCCCTGACCCCTGACGCGGTCCTCCCTCCTTTGCTGCACCTTCAGCTGATTCGTGACCCTCAATCCCCAACCGGTCAAGCCCACGTGTACCTCACCGCCGCCGACGAAAACCACATCGTCGTGCTACCCGGCGCCAATTACCAGCTGTGCCCCTCCGATATCCCAGACCTGGTGGGCGTTACGCACCTTCCCCTGCAACTGGAGACCCCTACCCCCACTGTTCAGACCCTGGCCCTGATGGGCCGCTCACAGCACGTGACAGTCGTCCTGAACGCCTCTCCCGCGACTGAGGTCACCCCTGAACTGCTCCGTGTCGTTGACCTTCTGATTGTGAATGAAGGCGAGGCGCGTGACCTTGCCCAGACCCCAGCTGAACCCCCCCTGCATCAGGTGGCCGCCACCCTGTGCCGCAGCGGACCCAGTGTGGTCATTACCCGCGGCGCACACGGCAGTCTGGCCCTTCACAACGATCCGCTCATTGATACTTCAGGCTACCCGGTCAAGGCCGTGAGCACGGTTGGTGCTGGAGACGCGTTCACCGGCACGTTCGTGGCGGCCCTGTCTCTCGGTACGCCTTGGGCAGAAGCCCTGATTCATGCCAATGCGGCAGGTGCACTCACCTGCACTCGTCCCGGTGCGCTTGAGGCGCAACCTTTCTGGCCAGAGCTCACCGCTTTTCTGCAGTCTCAAGGAGACCCGAATGAGAAAATTCATTATTGA
- a CDS encoding META domain-containing protein — MRRLPFLLLASLMGGAQAAVPAPLTGIWQLTGSTASIRPLPAPPEGQLVIANEVHGKVGCGTFRGSINAAAGGLELQVTPDAPDPRARCLYALPGPFLEALNESTHYVISSDTKLLVLYSKKARFAFKRIGYVTPANKGGQR; from the coding sequence ATGCGCCGTCTTCCTTTTCTTTTGCTGGCCTCCCTCATGGGTGGCGCGCAAGCTGCTGTCCCTGCCCCGCTCACTGGAATCTGGCAATTGACTGGCAGCACCGCCAGCATCCGGCCGCTGCCCGCACCGCCTGAAGGTCAGCTGGTGATTGCGAATGAGGTTCACGGCAAAGTTGGATGTGGGACCTTCCGTGGCAGCATCAACGCGGCGGCTGGTGGACTTGAGTTGCAGGTCACCCCAGACGCTCCAGATCCCCGGGCCCGTTGCCTGTATGCGCTCCCCGGTCCGTTCCTGGAGGCCCTGAACGAAAGCACGCATTACGTCATCAGTTCGGACACGAAACTCCTGGTGCTCTACAGCAAAAAAGCGCGATTCGCGTTTAAACGCATTGGCTACGTCACACCCGCCAACAAGGGCGGTCAGCGTTAG
- a CDS encoding LacI family DNA-binding transcriptional regulator has translation MSESGPALSRRVTSLNVARLAGVERSTVSLVLNGKAMGRVTPAVQALVWQAANQLGYRPNAAARTLRLGEPRAVALVVPQAVNPFFAPVLHGATVEARRRGYAVVLIDAEDDGAWHERLLDTLSRQSVSGLLLWSALDDTTLGAWRDRIVLVEDTRSGVPSVLLDVESGTRQVASHLLKLGHRRFGYLAARSPHPTFARRKAAFLEALRQEAGTFVWNEVDAPFELDAALQAAAALLQDPQRPTALFCDDDLLAAGAYKAARSLGLRIPADVSVVGFNDVPLARVLEPELTTVAAEPSVLGVRAVATLLDLLEGQIAAPFVLETRLIVRDSTGSPPE, from the coding sequence ATGAGTGAATCCGGTCCTGCCCTTTCACGTCGCGTGACGAGCCTGAATGTGGCGCGGTTGGCCGGTGTGGAACGCTCGACTGTCTCACTGGTGTTAAACGGCAAAGCAATGGGCCGTGTGACTCCCGCTGTGCAGGCCCTAGTCTGGCAGGCCGCCAATCAACTTGGCTACCGTCCAAACGCTGCGGCGCGTACCCTTCGCTTGGGGGAGCCACGTGCCGTGGCTCTGGTCGTCCCGCAAGCTGTCAATCCGTTTTTCGCACCGGTTCTGCATGGCGCCACGGTGGAAGCGCGGCGGCGCGGCTACGCGGTGGTGCTGATTGACGCTGAGGACGACGGAGCGTGGCATGAGCGCCTGCTCGATACCCTCTCGCGGCAATCCGTGTCCGGCCTCCTGCTGTGGAGCGCGCTTGATGACACCACTCTGGGTGCCTGGAGAGACCGCATTGTGCTGGTTGAAGACACCCGTTCTGGTGTCCCTTCTGTCCTGCTTGATGTCGAAAGTGGAACGCGCCAGGTGGCGAGTCACCTCCTGAAACTGGGTCACCGGCGTTTCGGTTACTTGGCTGCCCGCTCCCCGCATCCCACTTTCGCGCGCCGGAAGGCAGCCTTTCTTGAAGCCCTGAGGCAGGAGGCGGGCACCTTCGTATGGAACGAAGTTGATGCACCATTTGAATTGGACGCGGCACTGCAGGCGGCGGCAGCGCTTCTGCAAGACCCCCAACGGCCAACAGCCCTCTTTTGCGATGATGACCTGCTCGCCGCTGGTGCTTACAAGGCGGCGCGTTCTCTGGGGTTGCGTATTCCGGCAGACGTCTCGGTGGTGGGCTTTAATGATGTGCCACTGGCGCGCGTGCTGGAACCGGAATTAACGACAGTGGCGGCGGAGCCCTCTGTGCTGGGTGTGCGGGCGGTTGCCACGCTCCTTGATCTTCTCGAGGGGCAAATTGCCGCGCCGTTTGTCTTGGAGACACGCTTGATCGTGCGCGATTCCACAGGCTCACCCCCAGAGTAA
- a CDS encoding tyrosine-type recombinase/integrase — protein MLRAWKEGQARQRARRQCKGEPCRKGDFAFTRPDDAPPNPDSLRKLFHKLCDKSGVRTSTIHGLRHTYVTMMADLGVSIDIIARLVGRKNSDITRDVYRHLFEGKRRSSPCRPCSGTATGNSSMEQR, from the coding sequence TTGTTGCGCGCCTGGAAAGAAGGTCAGGCCAGGCAGCGGGCGCGGCGCCAGTGCAAGGGCGAGCCCTGCAGAAAGGGTGACTTCGCCTTCACGCGTCCGGACGATGCGCCGCCCAACCCCGACTCGCTCCGGAAACTGTTCCACAAGCTGTGCGACAAATCGGGTGTCAGGACCAGCACCATCCACGGGCTGCGGCATACTTACGTCACGATGATGGCGGACTTGGGCGTATCGATCGACATCATTGCCAGGCTGGTGGGCCGTAAAAATTCCGACATCACGCGCGACGTGTACCGGCACCTGTTCGAGGGAAAGAGGCGGTCCAGTCCATGCCGCCCCTGTTCGGGGACGGCGACAGGCAATAGCAGCATGGAACAGAGATAG
- a CDS encoding nucleoside hydrolase, translating into MRKFIIDTDTGSDDAVALVMALRDETVDVLALTIVAGNVPMKQGAQNALYTVELCGRTTPVYEGLAAPIMRPLQTAQFVHGEDGMGDLGLPLFGRVPADGHAVDILIDTINRFPGEITLVTLGPLSNVALALLRDPSIAGKLHACYVMGGVGQGPGNITPVGEYNIWADPEAADIVFSAGLPLTMIGWDVSWKYATFAPDDVQRLREIGTPLAHFCVDIQAVLDVWAKENTDIPGFDLPDPIAMAVALDERIATTIRERYVKVETHSELCRGQTMVDHLRSTQQPPNTRIVLDADRDRFMAMLHRAVAPSLSPA; encoded by the coding sequence ATGAGAAAATTCATTATTGACACCGATACCGGCAGCGACGACGCTGTTGCCCTCGTCATGGCTCTACGAGACGAGACAGTCGATGTCCTGGCGCTCACAATCGTCGCTGGCAATGTCCCCATGAAGCAGGGTGCCCAGAACGCGCTGTATACCGTTGAGCTCTGCGGACGGACCACCCCAGTCTACGAAGGCCTGGCCGCACCGATCATGCGGCCCCTCCAGACCGCGCAGTTCGTTCATGGCGAGGATGGCATGGGTGACCTCGGCCTGCCCCTGTTTGGCCGCGTGCCTGCTGACGGACACGCCGTGGACATACTGATCGACACCATCAACCGCTTTCCCGGCGAAATCACGCTCGTGACCCTCGGGCCGTTGAGCAACGTCGCCTTGGCGCTGCTGCGTGACCCAAGCATTGCCGGCAAACTACACGCCTGCTATGTCATGGGCGGCGTCGGACAAGGCCCCGGCAACATCACGCCTGTGGGTGAATACAACATCTGGGCTGACCCAGAGGCCGCCGACATTGTCTTCAGTGCCGGCCTACCGCTGACCATGATCGGCTGGGATGTGTCCTGGAAGTACGCCACGTTCGCGCCTGATGACGTGCAGCGCCTGCGTGAGATCGGCACCCCCCTCGCTCACTTCTGTGTTGATATTCAAGCGGTTCTGGATGTCTGGGCCAAAGAGAATACTGACATCCCCGGGTTTGATCTGCCGGATCCGATTGCTATGGCGGTTGCTCTTGACGAACGGATCGCCACCACCATTCGTGAACGCTACGTCAAAGTAGAAACCCACAGTGAGCTGTGCCGCGGCCAAACGATGGTCGATCATCTTCGCTCCACCCAGCAACCCCCGAATACCCGTATCGTCCTGGACGCGGACCGCGACCGTTTTATGGCCATGCTGCACCGCGCGGTCGCTCCATCCCTGAGTCCGGCATGA